In the genome of Leishmania mexicana MHOM/GT/2001/U1103 complete genome, chromosome 16, one region contains:
- a CDS encoding putative peroxisome assembly protein, producing the protein MTPNSAYLPMTRCIFRALTDEGYKAVMGKPPGTYSLQSEIAQNHATLHLHQIVAGTDAYPSLRVVDLIPSTHCSLSADTAVTMVVLPPAPIVGDRTDKDVSGEAYHNDVPDACVAVRLDKSLRGSTALATPRALENLLIEDEALVRVSGGCHKCVFVVNELRPTPTGSSSDAMMMVGAELFRNVRAAFYSHPSQVLMSSAQSFDYSNTVLCLPVDAFQPVEDDSGELLHRSGAAQTHALTKIVLCPAVNDAALTELYGLHYADLCALFGAASAAAWEGRLVSTGDVLYLEKDTLHAVARRLEGVDVLECVARVLSHKVRKWNETWVDENASCLHLLALRVVRLERSGTPVSFGVLRNCGGEADAVEVALVHQRNSRVWEPTPIWAPSPAHGLAHVEVYARLCGELRRVVTPSLEHDVHTFVVHGVKENLPREFVECAAAEFGLPCLLASVEAMEEAELEMLTRTFLGELCGAATVLIVHNAHRIADLCPHFLSVLDEPSSGVRALVAGGPPPGPRILFLLCESMDAVPPMIAARATNADGVLECGNPSEEDRAAFIAPLLQWSCAHHRVHASVLLPPKTLAGWAVGLTYADILSLVEACVCDAAQCARCTGEALAVVSDVSCESVVQSYLKSHGYSMVSTKLQPVRWGDVGGLEEAKRELREMIQFPILYPEVFEKGMKKRTGVLFYGPPGCGKTLLAKAVATEMSMNFISVKGPELINQYVGESERNIRLLFQRARDNSPCIVFFDEIDALAPARGAKGDAGGVMDRIVSQLLVEVDGVGQKRSDGTASGDVFIIGATNRPDLLDPALLRPGRFDRLCYLGIPSTREEQLFAIKALTRKFDMSADVDLSAVLEPLDFVYTGADFFALCSDAMMFAVEDALEEVQQRIATSAVAETADASTPDAELPPATAAAEEERRPITVCLQHFLRARAQLKPSVTKADLQKYEALRRTFDKSTKK; encoded by the coding sequence ATGACCCCGAATAGCGCCTACTTGCCCATGACGCGCTGCATCTTTCGCGCGCTGACAGACGAGGGATACAAGGCGGTGATGGGCAAGCCACCAGGGACGTACTCGCTGCAGTCGGAGATTGCGCAGAATCACGCGACTCTGCACCTGCATCAGATTGTGGCTGGCACAGACGCCTACCCTTCCCTGCGTGTCGTGGACCTGATCCCGTCCACCCACTGCAGTCTGAGCGCTGACACGGCAGTAACAATGGTGgttctccctcccgctcccATTGTTGGTGACAGAACGGACAAGGACGTCTCGGGAGAGGCCTACCACAATGACGTCCCGGACGCGTGTGTCGCTGTGCGTCTGGACAAGAGCCTCCGCGGCTCAACGGCGCTCGCCACACCACGCGCCCTCGAGAACCTGCTCATCGAGGACGAGGCTCTCGTGAGGgtgagcggcggctgccacaAATGCGTGTTTGTGGTGAATGAGTTAAGGCCCACGCCCACAGGCTCGTCCTCTGACGCAATGATGATGGTGGGCGCCGAGCTCTTCCGAAAcgtgcgcgccgccttctACAGTCATCCGTCACAGGTGTTGATGTCGTCCGCGCAGTCGTTCGACTACTCGAACACGGTGTTGTGCCTTCCTGTGGATGCCTTCCAGCCTGTAGAAGATGACTCCGGAGAGCTTCTTCACAGATCGGGtgccgcacagacgcacgctCTCACGAAGATCGTCCTTTGCCCTGCTGTGAACGATGCGGCTCTGACAGAGCTCTACGGGCTCCACTACGCTGACTTGTGCGCACTCTtcggcgccgcctcagcTGCCGCCTGGGAGGGACGCCTCGTCAGCACCGGCGACGTACTCTACCTTGAAAAGGACACGCTCCACGCAGTGGCGCGGCGACTGGAAGGCGTGGATGTGTTGGAgtgtgtggcgcgcgtgctgtCTCACAAGGTCCGCAAATGGAACGAAACGTGGGTGGATGAAAACGCCTCCTGCCTCCACCTTCTTgccctgcgcgtggtgcGTCTGGAGAGGAGTGGCACCCCAGTGTCATTTGGTGTTCTCCGCaactgcggcggcgaggcagacgccgtggaggtggcgctcgTGCACCAGCGAAACAGCCGAGTGTGGGAACCCACACCGATCTGGGCCCCATCCCCAGCACACGGACTTGCCCATGTTGAGGTGTACGCTCGCCTCTGTGGTGAACTGCGCCGTGTTGTGACGCCGTCACTGGAGCACGACGTGCACACTTTTGTTGTTCACGGAGTAAAGGAGAACCTGCCGCGCGAGTTTGTCgagtgcgccgctgcagagtTTGGCCTTCCctgcctcctcgcctccgtggaggcgatggaggaggcggagctggagatGTTGACCCGGACGTTTCTCGGCGAGCTAtgcggtgcggcgacggTACTGATTGTCCACAACGCGCACAGAATAGCGGATCTGTGTCCGCACTTTTTATCGGTGCTCGACGAgccgagcagcggcgtccgAGCGCTGGTGGCCGGGGGTCCACCGCCAGGACCTCGCATCCTCTTTCTTCTGTGCGAATCGATGGACGCTGTACCACCCATGATCGCAGCTCGTGCCACCAACGCAGACGGTGTGCTGGAGTGCGGCAACCCATCTGAGGAGGACCGCGCAGCGTTCAtcgcgccactgctgcagtggagctgcgcgcacCATCGTGTGCATGCGAGCGTCCTTCTGCCACCCAAGACGCTCGCGGGCTGGGCAGTAGGTCTGACGTATGCCGACATATTGTCGCTTGtggaggcgtgcgtgtgcgatgcAGCGCAGTGCGCGCGGTGCACCGGAGAGGCATTGGCGGTCGTCAGCGACGTCTCGTGCGAGTCCGTGGTGCAGTCCTACCTCAAGTCGCACGGGTACAGCATGGTCTCCACCAAGCTGCAGCCCGTTCGCTGGGGCGACGTGGGCGGCCTGGAGGAAGCCAAGCGGGAGTTGCGCGAGATGATTCAGTTCCCCATCCTATACCCTGAGGTGTTCGAGAAGGGCATGAAGAAGCGCACCGGGGTTCTCTTTTACGGGCCTCCCGGCTGCGGGAAGACGCTTCTGGCGAAGGCTGTCGCCACAGAGATGAGCATGAACTTTATATCCGTCAAGGGTCCGGAGCTGATTAACCAGTATGTTGGTGAGAGTGAGAGGAATATTCGGCTCCTCTTTCAGCGGGCGCGTGACAACTCGCCGTGCATTGTTTTCTTCGACGAGATCGATGCActggcgccggcgcgtgGCGCGAAGGGCGACGCCGGAGGCGTCATGGACCGCATTGTATCGCAGCTCCTGGTGGAAGTGGACGGCGTTGGCCAGAAGCGCTCTGACGGCACGGCGAGTGGAGACGTGTTCATCATTGGAGCCACAAACCGACCGGACCTGCTCGACCCCGCACTCCTGCGCCCCGGCCGCTTCGATCGATTGTGCTACCTCGGTATTCCGTCTACGCGCGAGGAGCAGCTCTTTGCAATAAAGGCTCTGACCCGCAAGTTCGACATGAGCGCCGACGTTGATCTCTCGGCAGTGCTGGAACCGCTTGACTTTGTGTACACCGGTGCCGACTTCTTCGCTCTCTGCTCGGACGCCATGATGTTTGCCGTAGAGGACGCCCTTGAGGAGGTGCAACAGCGGATCGCGACATCCGCGGTAGCGGAGACCGCGGATGCTAGCACTCCTGATGCTGAACTGCcacctgcgacggcggcggccgaggaggagcggaggCCGATAACGGTCTGCCTGCAACACTTCCTCCGTGCTCGAGCGCAGCTGAAACCCTCTGTGACGAAGGCAGACCTACAGAAGTACGAAGCCCTCAGGCGGACGTTTGACAAGTCCACGAAGAAGTAG